A section of the Streptobacillus ratti genome encodes:
- a CDS encoding potassium channel family protein, protein MKNFLVIGLGEFGKSVAKTLYKSGNTVLALDSSEELVRQALDEEIVDEAIILDATEETTLKNVIKDDFEVAFVCIGSNIQSSILVTLHLKELGIKKIICKAVSHTQGKVLKKIGADMVVYPEESMGEKIALASLRPTVVEHFRFSEEYSVFELIMPEEFVGKTLKDLDLRTKYEANVIAVKYENGAMNVTPDPNDVLKKEETLILLLKTEMIDKIIK, encoded by the coding sequence ATGAAAAATTTTTTAGTAATTGGATTAGGAGAATTTGGAAAATCAGTAGCAAAAACTTTGTATAAAAGTGGAAATACAGTATTAGCTCTTGATTCATCAGAAGAATTAGTTAGACAAGCATTAGATGAAGAAATAGTAGATGAAGCGATAATTTTAGATGCAACAGAAGAAACAACTTTAAAAAATGTAATAAAAGATGATTTTGAAGTTGCCTTTGTTTGTATAGGAAGTAATATACAATCAAGTATATTGGTTACTTTACATTTAAAAGAACTTGGTATAAAGAAAATAATATGCAAGGCAGTTTCACATACTCAAGGTAAGGTGCTTAAAAAAATAGGTGCAGATATGGTTGTTTACCCAGAAGAATCTATGGGAGAAAAAATTGCTCTTGCATCTCTTAGACCTACAGTAGTAGAGCATTTTAGATTCTCTGAAGAATATTCAGTATTTGAGTTAATTATGCCAGAGGAATTTGTTGGTAAAACTTTAAAAGACCTTGATTTAAGAACTAAATATGAGGCTAACGTTATAGCAGTTAAATATGAAAATGGAGCTATGAATGTTACACCAGATCCTAATGATGTATTAAAAAAAGAAGAAACTTTAATACTATTGCTTAAAACAGAGATGATAGATAAAATAATAAAATAG
- a CDS encoding TrkH family potassium uptake protein, which translates to MEKKTSPYILILISFISIIVIGASILTLSISLQNGVEISFFEALFTATSAVTVTGLTVLDVSKTFSAFGNVIILILIQLGGLGILTFSSLIVLLVSKKIGYYTKKIVKEDLNFEDKFDIYLYIKKVAMVVFGIELLGAIFLLSDFLKKYSVGKAIFYSIFHSISAFCNAGFSLYSNNLESFVDNVYVNIIIAFLIFTGGVGFAAIIDIYEYIQGRGRRLTINTKFSLYITVSLLFIGMFLFLIFEYTNSSSIGEMSVLKKILASFFQSVSLRTAGFNTVNLSDLRIPTVLISCILMFIGASSGSTGGGIKTNTVGIIFLGIKASLKSREEIVFSRRRISFKAFNKAVALLFIALSYLFVIFLLMSLFESDKDIVKVLFELISAMGTVGLSMGITSSLTVYSKILIIITMFLGRVGLLTAVLALSRSAEKGKYVYPEGNILIG; encoded by the coding sequence ATGGAAAAAAAAACATCACCATATATTTTGATATTAATTTCATTTATCTCTATAATAGTTATTGGAGCAAGTATATTAACATTAAGTATTAGCTTACAAAATGGAGTTGAAATTTCATTTTTTGAAGCCTTATTTACTGCTACTTCTGCTGTAACAGTAACGGGATTAACTGTATTAGATGTAAGTAAAACATTTAGTGCATTTGGTAATGTTATAATATTAATATTAATACAATTAGGTGGACTTGGTATACTTACTTTTTCATCTTTAATAGTATTATTAGTATCAAAAAAAATTGGATATTATACAAAAAAAATTGTAAAGGAAGATTTAAATTTTGAGGATAAATTTGATATTTATTTATACATTAAGAAAGTAGCTATGGTTGTATTTGGGATAGAACTATTAGGTGCGATTTTTCTTTTATCAGATTTTTTGAAAAAATATAGTGTGGGTAAAGCTATTTTTTATTCGATTTTTCATTCTATTTCTGCATTTTGTAATGCAGGTTTTTCGTTGTATTCAAATAATTTAGAAAGTTTTGTTGATAATGTTTATGTAAATATTATCATTGCTTTTTTAATATTCACAGGGGGAGTAGGGTTTGCAGCTATTATAGATATATATGAATATATTCAAGGAAGAGGGAGAAGACTTACTATTAATACTAAATTTTCTCTATATATTACAGTTTCTTTATTATTCATAGGAATGTTCCTATTTTTAATTTTTGAATATACTAATAGTAGTAGTATAGGAGAAATGTCAGTTTTAAAGAAAATATTAGCTAGTTTTTTCCAATCTGTAAGTTTAAGAACTGCTGGATTTAATACAGTAAATTTAAGTGATTTAAGAATACCTACAGTATTAATTTCATGTATATTAATGTTTATTGGAGCATCTTCTGGGTCAACAGGTGGTGGAATAAAAACAAATACAGTTGGAATAATATTTTTAGGTATAAAGGCTTCTCTTAAAAGTAGGGAAGAAATTGTGTTTTCAAGAAGAAGAATTTCATTTAAGGCATTTAATAAGGCAGTAGCATTGTTGTTTATAGCATTGTCATATTTATTTGTAATCTTCTTATTAATGAGTCTTTTTGAAAGTGATAAAGATATAGTTAAGGTTTTATTTGAATTAATTTCTGCAATGGGAACTGTTGGGTTAAGTATGGGAATTACATCATCACTTACAGTATATTCTAAAATATTAATAATAATTACAATGTTTTTAGGTAGAGTTGGATTATTAACAGCAGTATTAGCATTATCAAGAAGTGCAGAAAAAGGTAAATATGTGTATCCAGAGGGAAATATATTAATTGGTTAG